A section of the Pochonia chlamydosporia 170 chromosome 2, whole genome shotgun sequence genome encodes:
- a CDS encoding frequency clock protein domain-containing protein codes for MSSVEVGTVNNIPSPREYLSTESQIDAENWFNYCNENPASTLGLLDYANGLPFYQQLSGSPFDRQPSPTQYRATAWSKVVHSDDADDYRQIIDDLTVEIQGLKRQLRQHRQQQVSSQQQDALFEVKVYYLSEQEKQTLDRLLQTFVVNTEDLLDTSCRHWEQPSARSPDANLSFYSNTRRVDSTYASRPTREPCREAPVDCVLDAPSHDTPHRNDVVIYRRGSSTFSDLSLDSKNE; via the exons ATGAGCTCCGTAGAAGTCGGGACAGTAAACAACATCCCATCACCCCGCGAATACTTATCGACCGAGAGCCAGATCGATGCTGAAAACTGGTTCAACTACTGCAACGAAAACCCAGCCTCAACACTCGGTTTGTTAGATTATGCAAACG GTTTGCCTTTCTATCAACAACTGTCGGGCTCACCCTTTGACCGCcagccatcgccaactcAATATCGCGCAACGGCATGGTCCAAAGTGGTCCACAGcgatgatgccgacgatTATCGACAAATCATCGATGATTTAACGGTCGAAATTCAAGGCTTAAAGAGACAGTTGCGacagcaccgccagcaacaagTCAGCAGTCAGCAGCAAGATGCCCTCTTTGAAGTCAAAGTCTATTACCTCTCGGAGCAGGAGAAGCAAACGCTCGACAGATTGCTTCAGACTTTCGTGGTCAATACGGAAGACCTACTAGACACTTCTTGCCGGCATTGGGAGCAGCCCTCAGCCAGATCTCCTGATGCGAATTTGTCTTTCTACTCTAATACCCGCAGGGTCGACTCCACCTATGCCTCCAGGCCAACCCGTGAACCTTGTCGAGAAGCTCCAGTTGATTGCGTCCTGGATGCTCCATCTCATGACACACCTCATCGAAACGATGTAGTCATCTATCGCCGAGGCTCATCAACTTTTAGCGACTTGTCACTGGATTCTAAGAACGAGTAG
- a CDS encoding histidine kinase (similar to Trichoderma reesei QM6a XP_006961247.1), whose protein sequence is MAFIAVSEANRVRETFRYDAGLIAASVANTPEQLIPSSQLRSSSDAVLTALAQLAVLRLNASRAIISLFDSDNQYIVAEATPKLSLRPNASAASVLWLSGTHIPRSSWICSYVLGLQPTDSDEGKLPVCVVDDPSQDARFLDRSLDRDWPSYRFYAGVPICTRHGINIGVLSVYDDKPRHGLDGNVTAMRELSAIIMDHFETKRSSIANRLGEHMIRGVGEFVDGSTTLSGKNARKKFGLRSKELNVKSELASCKDKPPELLPSGQISPAIALSVESTPTQLSQWQRPLVLSTDWSEKDNPFGNGKLPVSMATENSNASATSTDRRKGQSYTSQVWSIFDKASTIVRESMDVDGVVFVEARLSVFGVHGDINRPWGPRASGSASSSGDDVSIPAVPTSHDADEEGYAVQSSRSVLASDGPQGPADPAPFNLSEKLLRKLLRRYPRGNIFNCDEFGAKQSSDWSSEEATSANHISAHGGEENRRKLCSNRFRMGQSEQDMLMKMLPGARCIAFAPVWDPQDQRWFAGSFAYTKARNRVFTTRGDLGYLIAFGAVAMTEVCRLRATLADNSKMDMLSSLSHELRSPLHGMVLGLEMLQDTSLDMFQKDIVHTVESCTRTLLDTVNHLLDWTKINNLSTKRPARKIGVDISGRSTEKPLDHDSLTTNTAELNLASGSSAILLDALTEEVVESVFAGYTYQQLTVARSVKPTPNGDNRDHLRRFDGIHATTDDYEFTHPQQVILSGSKDILVNLCIDPAATWSFNTQPGAIRRIIMNLLGNSLKYTATGSITVRVSQSSAHSHRLNNVRTHGHVRTVRIVVSDTGRGISENYLKNHLFVPFSQEDRLSPGVGLGLSLVKRIASALGGYVQVQSRVGQGTTITVSLPLEKSAHSRGLTLTEVEGSGKQGNEEFETCVGKLSGLKLRLAGFDTATELTMNAARTAHGQVDFRSNLASTCRNWLGMHVLESEEDKLTTADLILCNEDHLDDLSETTTGTFTTPVVVICRNSLVTRDLEMEWMKNIANGKLCGLQLVDFISQPAGPRKLAKVLASSLQRWQSSSSAKIYAQLTPPEELDEARLPLSDLRIESGFTGMRCGGGETDESHMKPSSLPTPPQEEQKVATPTEYPNRSRFLLVDDNPINIKILSHYLDKTSLPHDTARNGKEAVEVFKKQPKAYKGIFMDLTMPVMNGFEATRLIRQRERESRVPACYIIAMTGLASVEAQKAAIASGIDLFLTKPVKMADLKQLLMSKGLL, encoded by the exons ATGGCCTTCATCGCCGTGTCGGAGGCAAATCGTGTGCGGGAGACATTTCG CTACGATGCTGGTCTCATTGCCGCCAGTGTCGCGAATACTCCAGAGCAGCTTATTCCCTCTTCGCAGCTTCGATCATCGTCTGATGCCGTGCTAACGGCACTCGCCCAACTTGCTGTCCTTCGCCTGAATGCGTCTCGCGCCATAATATCTCTTTTTGACAGCGACAATCAATACATAGTGGCTGAGGCTACGCCGAAACTTTCTCTGAGACCGAatgcttctgctgcctcCGTTCTCTGGCTATCAGGGACGCATATACCGCGATCCTCCTGGATATGTAGCTACGTCCTCGGCTTACAACCAACAGACTCAGATGAAGGAAAATTGCCCGTGTGCGTGGTGGATGACCCGTCGCAGGATGCTCGTTTCTTAGACCGATCCCTCGATCGTGACTGGCCATCATATCGATTCTACGCTGGTGTTCCTATCTGTACCCGTCATGGAATTAATATTGGCGTATTATCCGTGTATGATGACAAACCGCGACATGGTCTCGACGGTAATGTCACGGCGATGAGAGAACTGTCAGCTATCATAATGGACCACTTTGAAACGAAGCGCTCTAGTATCGCAAATCGTCTTGGTGAACATATGATTCGTGGTGTAGGCGAATTCGTCGACGGATCGACAACTCTGTCCGGGAAAAATGCCAGAAAAAAGTTCGGATTACGCAGTAAAGAGTTGAATGTAAAGAGCGAGCTCGCGTCTTGCAAAGATAAACCTCCCGAGTTGCTCCCGAGTGGCCAAATCTCTCCGGCCATCGCCCTTAGCGTTGAGTCGACTCCCACGCAGTTGTCGCAGTGGCAACGGCCATTGGTTTTATCCACAGATTGGTCTGAGAAAGACAACCCTTTTGGGAATGGGAAGTTGCCTGTTTCGATGGCGACAGAGAACTCCAATGCTTCAGCGACATCCACAGATAGACGGAAAGGTCAAAGCTACACATCTCAAGTGTGGAGCATTTTCGACAAGGCTTCAACAATTGTTCGAGAATCCATGGATGTGGACGgtgttgtctttgttgagGCGAGGCTGTCAGTTTTTGGTGTACACGGTGACATTAATAGACCATGGGGTCCCAGGGCAAGCGGCTCGGCCTCTTCAAGCGGCGACGATGTCTCCATACCAGCTGTCCCAACGAGCCATGATGCGGATGAAGAAGGCTATGCCGTCCAAAGCTCTCGAAGCGTACTGGCCTCGGACGGTCCTCAGGGTCCCGCTGATCCTGCTCCCTTTAACCTATCGGAAAAGCTTCTGCGCAAACTACTTCGACGATATCCCAGGGGCAATATTTTTAAttgtgatgagtttggcgcTAAGCAGTCTAGCGACTGGTCGAGCGAGGAAGCAACATCAGCAAATCATATTAGCGCACACGGTGGAGAAGAAAACCGAAGGAAATTGTGCAGCAATCGCTTCAGAATGGGGCAAAGTGAACAAGATATGCTTATGAAAATGCTACCTGGAGCCCGCTGTATTGCATTTGCCCCGGTTTGGGACCCCCAAGACCAGCGATGGTTCGCTGGATCTTTCGCATATACCAAAGCTCGGAATCGTGTCTTCACTACTCGTGGCGACCTCGGCTACCTTATTGCCTTTGGAGCTGTCGCGATGACTGAAGTTTGTCGTTTAAGGGCAACACTGGCAGATAATTCCAAAATGGATATGCTGAGTTCCTTGTCACACGAGTTACGCTCCCCGCTGCATGGCATGGTCCTTGGCTTGGAAATGTTACAGGATACCTCTCTTGATATGTTTCAGAAGGACATAGTACACACCGTGGAATCTTGCACACGAACACTTCTTGATACGGTTAACCATCTACTTGATTGGACCAAAATCAATAACTTGTCGACCAAAAGGCCAGCAAGAAAAATTGGCGTAGACATATCTGGACGAAGCACTGAAAAGCCATTGGACCATGATAGTCTAACAACAAATACAGCTGAGCTTAACTTAGCTAGCGGATCGTCTGCTATCTTGCTTGACGCACTTAcggaagaagttgttgaaAGTGTATTTGCTGGTTATACATATCAGCAGCTTACCGTCGCACGCTCTGTCAAGCCTACGCCAAATGGGGACAATAGGGACCACTTGCGACGCTTCGATGGTATTCATGCGACCACAGACGATTACGAATTCACGCATCCACAGCAGGTGATACTATCTGGCTCCAAAGACATCTTGGTAAACTTGTGTATTGACCCTGCGGCAACCTGGTCGTTCAATACTCAACCGGGAGCGATAAGGCGAATTATAATGAACCTCCTAGGGAATTCCTTGAAGTATACGGCGACAGGCTCCATCACTGTGCGGGTCAGTCAGAGCTCAGCTCACTCGCATCGCCTCAACAATGTACGAACACATGGACATGTCCGAACTGTTCGCATAGTGGTATCAGACACAGGCCGTGGAATATCTGAAAATTACCTCAAGAACCATCTCTTTGTTCCATTTTCACAGGAGGACAGATTGAGCCCGGGTGTTGGTTTGGGCTTAAGCCTGGTTAAAAGGATCGCTTCGGCACTCGGGGGTTACGTCCAGGTGCAAAGTAGAGTTGGCCAGGGCACAACCATTACCGTCAGCCTTCCACTCGAAAAGTCTGCACACTCCAGGGGGCTGACTTTAACTGAAGTAGAGGGAAGTGGAAAGCAAGGTAACGAGGAATTTGAGACGTGTGTTGGCAAGCTGAGCGGGCTAAAACTCCGTCTGGCTGGATTTGATACTGCCACAGAACTTACTATGAATGCTGCCAGAACAGCTCATGGCCAGGTTGATTTTCGCTCCAACTTGGCCTCTACATGTCGGAATTGGCTCGGCATGCATGTGCTAGAGTCAGAGGAAGATAAACTGACCACAGCAGACCTCATTCTCTGCAACGAGGACCATTTAGATGACCTTTCGGAGACGACAACCGGCACATTTACAACACCGGTGGTGGTCATTTGCAGAAACAGCCTTGTAACGCGTGACTTGGAAATGGAGTGGATGAAGAATATAGCCAATGGGAAACTGTGTGGACTCCAGCTAGTGGATTTCATCTCTCAGCC AGCTGGGCCCCGGAAGCTTGCAAAAGTATTGGCGTCCAGCCTGCAGCGGTGGCAAAGCAGCTCGTCGGCCAAAATATATGCTCAATTAACGCCTCCAGAAGAGCTGGACGAAGCTCGGCTTCCCCTGTCCGACCTAAGGATTGAAAGCGGCTTTACGGGCATGAGGTGCGGAGGTGGCGAAACAGACGAATCCCATATGAAACCAAGTTCGTTGCCGACGCCCCCACAAGAGGAGCAAAAAGTGGCGACGCCGACCGAATATCCTAATAGGAGCAGATTCCTTCTTGTAGACGACAATCCCATTAATATCAAGATCCTATCCCACTACCTGGATAAGACGAGCCTGCCTCACGACACAGCCAGGAACGGCAAGGAGGCTGTGGAAGTATTTAAGAAACAGCCGAAAGCCTACAAGGGCATTTTCATGGATCTAACAATGCCGGTCATGAATGGATTTGAAGCGACACGGTTGATTCGGCAGCGGGAAAGAGAGTCGAGAGTACCAGCGTGCTACATCATTGCAATGACTGGATTAGCATCAGTGGAGGCACAGAAAGCGGCTATAGCTAGCGGTATCGACCTGTTTTTGACAAAACCGGTCAAAATGGCGGACTTGAAGCAATTGTTGATGTCAAAGGGGTTGCTGTAA